Proteins from a single region of Phycisphaeraceae bacterium D3-23:
- a CDS encoding class I mannose-6-phosphate isomerase, with amino-acid sequence MPETSMLYPLLFDPIYKEKVWGGRALMRLGRELPGDADTPIGESWELVDLATTSASGGGGAAEHSVVANGPLAGTPIHRLIAEHGDAILGKSLNRGAPTFPLLIKYLDAHDNLSVQVHPSPEYAAAHPEAHLKSEAWYVVDCEPGAVIYKGLKPGVTETQLRAALKANTDDAVVPLLNAVPVKPGDCHYLPSGTCHALGAGVLVAEVQTPSDTTFRVYDWGRTGRELHIEQAIGCINFDDPATDWPNAWEQHAPRTVDIALHTRLVACPFFEIERIDVKADVQTSWPVDRPEVWMVLRGEVGFVDPAGQTSRAHQGHTVLLPPAGHRVVVTAAEPTRWLRVTLPRT; translated from the coding sequence ATGCCTGAGACCTCCATGCTTTACCCGCTGCTGTTCGACCCGATCTATAAAGAGAAGGTCTGGGGCGGGCGGGCGCTGATGCGTCTGGGGCGTGAGCTGCCGGGCGATGCGGACACGCCAATCGGCGAGTCGTGGGAGCTCGTGGACCTCGCGACGACGAGCGCCTCGGGCGGGGGCGGCGCGGCCGAGCACTCCGTGGTCGCCAACGGCCCGCTGGCAGGGACACCGATCCACCGGCTCATCGCGGAGCACGGCGACGCGATCCTCGGCAAGTCGTTGAATCGTGGAGCACCCACCTTCCCGCTGCTCATCAAGTACCTCGACGCCCACGACAACCTCTCGGTGCAGGTCCATCCCTCACCCGAGTACGCGGCGGCGCACCCCGAGGCGCACCTCAAGAGCGAGGCGTGGTACGTCGTTGATTGCGAGCCCGGCGCCGTGATCTACAAGGGGCTCAAGCCCGGCGTCACCGAAACGCAGCTCCGCGCCGCACTGAAGGCCAACACCGATGACGCGGTCGTGCCGCTTCTCAACGCCGTGCCCGTCAAGCCGGGCGACTGCCACTACCTGCCCAGCGGCACGTGCCACGCGCTGGGCGCGGGCGTCCTGGTCGCGGAGGTGCAGACGCCCAGCGACACAACATTCCGCGTGTACGACTGGGGCCGGACCGGGCGCGAACTGCATATCGAGCAAGCGATAGGGTGTATCAACTTCGACGACCCGGCCACTGATTGGCCCAACGCGTGGGAGCAGCACGCCCCGCGCACGGTCGATATCGCCTTGCACACCCGGCTAGTCGCTTGCCCATTCTTCGAGATCGAGCGCATCGATGTGAAGGCCGACGTCCAGACGTCTTGGCCCGTTGATCGGCCCGAGGTGTGGATGGTCCTGCGGGGCGAGGTCGGGTTCGTGGACCCCGCGGGCCAAACCAGCCGCGCGCACCAAGGCCATACCGTTTTGCTCCCCCCGGCCGGGCATCGGGTCGTCGTCACCGCCGCCGAGCCGACGCGTTGGCTGCGGGTCACGCTTCCTCGTACCTAG
- the ispG gene encoding flavodoxin-dependent (E)-4-hydroxy-3-methylbut-2-enyl-diphosphate synthase, whose translation MTPRRPTRQVSVGDDRVGHVRIGGGVGGTTPAPVSVQSMTAGYTHDIDTCVAEINKLAAAGADIVRVAVPGRNDTDALKEIMPQVRVPIVADVHFHFGRALESVAAGVHKIRLNPGNINDRKQVEDVIAACKEANGGRGIPIRIGVNEGSIVERRDKQKRMKELGGVFSDNKHGHFLAIMITKLEEYLDIFYENDFYDITISAKSPDPSLVIAAYTEVSKRFDHPLHLGVTHAGPKETGTIRSVVPLGHLLASGIGDTIRISYANDPVYEVEDGLELLYVLGLRERVGVDLIGCPTCGRIQVDLFTLIQDVRAKLSELVMPIKVAVMGCIVNGPGEAEGADVAIFAGNKRGIIYVQGQKVANVPEEEILERLLLECKQFEEKVQRGEAKLGEKVVEIAPPDPIGELGSGFDKIAAGDVDDAPGHGGVSLTVEGQ comes from the coding sequence ATGACACCACGCAGACCTACACGCCAGGTATCCGTCGGCGACGACCGCGTCGGCCACGTTCGTATCGGCGGCGGCGTCGGCGGCACGACGCCCGCGCCGGTCTCGGTCCAGTCGATGACGGCCGGGTACACCCACGACATCGACACCTGCGTCGCCGAGATCAACAAGCTCGCCGCCGCCGGGGCGGACATCGTCCGCGTCGCGGTGCCCGGGCGTAACGACACCGATGCGCTCAAAGAAATCATGCCGCAGGTACGTGTGCCGATCGTCGCCGATGTGCACTTCCACTTCGGCCGCGCGCTCGAGTCCGTCGCGGCCGGGGTCCACAAGATCCGGCTCAACCCCGGCAATATCAACGACCGCAAGCAGGTCGAAGACGTCATCGCCGCCTGCAAGGAAGCCAACGGCGGGCGCGGCATCCCCATCCGCATCGGCGTCAACGAGGGCTCTATCGTCGAACGCCGTGACAAACAAAAACGGATGAAGGAACTCGGCGGCGTCTTCTCCGACAACAAGCACGGCCACTTCCTGGCCATCATGATCACCAAGCTCGAAGAATACCTCGACATCTTCTACGAGAACGACTTCTACGACATCACCATCAGCGCGAAGTCGCCCGATCCGTCGCTCGTCATCGCGGCCTACACCGAAGTCAGCAAACGCTTCGACCACCCGCTGCACCTGGGCGTGACCCACGCCGGCCCCAAAGAGACCGGCACGATCCGCAGCGTCGTCCCACTGGGCCACCTGCTCGCGTCCGGCATCGGCGACACCATCCGCATCAGCTACGCCAACGACCCGGTCTACGAAGTCGAAGACGGCTTAGAGTTGTTGTACGTCCTCGGGCTCCGCGAGCGCGTCGGCGTGGACCTCATCGGCTGCCCGACCTGCGGCCGAATCCAGGTCGACCTGTTCACGCTGATCCAGGACGTGCGCGCTAAGCTCAGCGAACTGGTCATGCCCATCAAGGTCGCGGTCATGGGCTGCATCGTCAACGGCCCGGGCGAGGCAGAGGGCGCGGACGTCGCGATCTTCGCCGGCAACAAACGCGGCATCATCTACGTCCAGGGCCAGAAGGTCGCCAACGTCCCCGAAGAAGAAATCCTCGAACGCCTGCTGCTCGAGTGCAAGCAGTTCGAGGAAAAGGTCCAGCGCGGCGAAGCGAAGCTCGGCGAGAAGGTTGTCGAGATCGCCCCGCCCGACCCGATCGGCGAACTGGGCAGCGGCTTCGACAAAATCGCGGCGGGGGACGTGGACGACGCACCGGGGCACGGAGGCGTATCACTCACGGTGGAGGGGCAGTGA